A genomic window from Planococcus rifietoensis includes:
- a CDS encoding copper resistance D family protein, producing the protein MSWLIALSDFFLYVVLAFLAGDVVLRCVTPEKKPLVEVPKKLVLSALALIPLLLAPPVIQLVLLLSESFGLMQAVVDVATEFRAGQSYVFGVLMAVAWLVVVWRDGSWGFRAFWLVLSVLNVAYASHAASIADWQGFAGHALHFLALVLWAGVLIHIAWFLRDGRNWRAFLKWFTPFSVAMMVILIGSGIWLMLFFVAPEDYTSSWILPYGQLLLLKHLSIVPLLLAAFINAALSRSDVPNRSWLKVESWLLLLVLLITAFMSKLAPPHNINETFRMEGSAPFVEWFAGPQYLPVHAVWTPNIDAFLMMAIGLILLGFQWLSYRKQLPEWLSFIFGLGFVAATYTGLMFSFLF; encoded by the coding sequence ATGAGTTGGTTGATCGCCCTGTCGGATTTTTTTCTTTATGTGGTACTGGCGTTTCTGGCAGGAGATGTCGTCTTGCGCTGCGTCACACCCGAGAAAAAGCCGCTTGTTGAGGTTCCGAAAAAACTCGTCTTGAGTGCGCTGGCGCTGATTCCGCTCTTGCTTGCCCCGCCCGTCATCCAGCTGGTGTTATTGCTGTCGGAAAGCTTCGGTCTGATGCAAGCAGTGGTTGATGTGGCAACGGAATTTCGTGCCGGCCAAAGCTATGTGTTCGGCGTCTTGATGGCTGTGGCATGGCTGGTCGTGGTGTGGCGCGATGGATCGTGGGGGTTTCGCGCATTTTGGCTCGTCCTCAGTGTTCTCAATGTGGCATATGCGAGCCACGCAGCATCGATTGCGGACTGGCAAGGATTTGCCGGGCACGCGCTTCACTTTCTGGCGCTCGTGCTATGGGCAGGCGTCTTGATCCACATCGCCTGGTTTTTGCGGGATGGGCGCAATTGGCGTGCGTTTCTCAAATGGTTTACGCCGTTTTCTGTTGCCATGATGGTCATTTTGATCGGCAGCGGCATCTGGCTCATGCTGTTTTTTGTGGCTCCGGAAGATTACACGAGCTCGTGGATTTTGCCTTATGGGCAGCTTTTGCTGCTGAAGCATTTGAGCATCGTGCCACTGCTGCTTGCAGCGTTCATCAATGCCGCCTTATCCCGAAGCGACGTCCCGAACCGCTCATGGCTCAAAGTCGAGAGCTGGTTATTGCTGTTGGTATTATTGATTACCGCCTTCATGAGCAAGCTTGCCCCGCCGCATAATATTAACGAAACGTTCCGGATGGAAGGCAGCGCGCCGTTTGTCGAGTGGTTCGCCGGGCCGCAGTATTTGCCGGTGCACGCAGTGTGGACGCCGAATATCGATGCTTTCCTGATGATGGCAATCGGCCTAATCCTCCTGGGCTTCCAATGGTTAAGCTACCGCAAACAGCTGCCGGAATGGCTGTCGTTTATCTTTGGCCTCGGGTTTGTCGCC
- a CDS encoding copper resistance CopC family protein, giving the protein MKKTLILLSALLVLPMTTHAHSVLESSTPAEGAVVAEPIEQVVLDFSAGIEQGSAMTMTMDGTAVDFSEVTVMEDQLVGTPAEDLEDGSYVVEYDVLSEDGHPIQGSLAFELQAGEEEEVTEEAAETAEPEADEAEAEEAEQTEASDMDQAAANDPEAPAENSGSSMTLIIAGIAIILLIAAVVLMRRKR; this is encoded by the coding sequence ATGAAGAAGACCTTGATTTTATTAAGTGCATTACTTGTTTTGCCGATGACAACACATGCCCATTCAGTGCTTGAATCGTCGACTCCAGCGGAAGGCGCGGTTGTGGCTGAGCCCATTGAACAAGTGGTGCTCGATTTTAGTGCCGGTATCGAACAGGGCAGTGCCATGACGATGACGATGGACGGAACCGCTGTGGATTTCAGTGAAGTGACCGTGATGGAAGACCAATTGGTCGGTACGCCGGCCGAGGATCTTGAAGATGGTTCTTATGTCGTGGAATACGATGTATTGAGTGAAGACGGCCATCCGATCCAAGGCTCGCTTGCTTTTGAGTTGCAGGCAGGTGAGGAAGAAGAGGTGACAGAAGAAGCGGCAGAAACAGCTGAACCGGAGGCCGATGAGGCCGAAGCCGAGGAAGCTGAACAAACTGAAGCTTCCGATATGGACCAAGCAGCGGCGAACGATCCGGAAGCTCCAGCAGAAAATAGCGGCTCCAGCATGACCTTGATCATCGCAGGCATTGCTATTATCTTGTTGATCGCTGCCGTTGTTTTAATGCGTAGAAAACGATGA